From the genome of Alkalibaculum bacchi, one region includes:
- a CDS encoding amino acid ABC transporter permease, translating to MDFTDVPFIIKSIPLYVEAMKVTLVIGLLGIVLSLLLGLLCSIITYYQVKGLKRIVAIYIELSRNTPLLIQLFFLYYGLPQLGIKLESTTCAIIGLTFLGGSYMAEAFRSGLEAVSKTQIEAGLSIGLTNPQLIRYVILPQAIAVAIPGIGANAIFLLKETSVFSAVALADLMFVAKDLIGMYYKTNEALLVLVIAYLIILLPMSLGITLLERRIRYAGFGR from the coding sequence GTGGATTTTACGGACGTTCCATTTATTATAAAAAGTATCCCTCTATATGTGGAAGCAATGAAAGTTACTCTAGTCATAGGTTTATTGGGAATTGTTTTGTCTCTTCTCTTAGGTTTATTATGCAGCATTATTACATATTACCAAGTTAAGGGGCTTAAGAGAATAGTAGCTATATATATTGAATTATCAAGAAATACACCTTTATTAATTCAGCTATTTTTCCTGTATTACGGGCTACCTCAGTTAGGCATTAAATTAGAGTCTACTACTTGTGCCATAATTGGACTTACTTTTTTAGGAGGCAGTTATATGGCTGAAGCCTTTCGTAGTGGACTAGAGGCTGTAAGTAAGACACAAATAGAAGCTGGTTTGAGCATTGGACTTACGAATCCACAATTAATACGCTATGTGATTTTACCCCAGGCAATAGCTGTAGCTATCCCTGGAATTGGCGCCAATGCGATTTTTTTATTAAAAGAAACTTCCGTTTTTAGTGCAGTCGCCCTAGCTGATTTAATGTTTGTGGCAAAGGATTTAATTGGTATGTATTATAAAACCAATGAGGCACTTCTGGTTTTGGTCATCGCATATCTGATTATTTTACTGCCAATGTCCCTAGGGATTACTCTACTAGAAAGGAGGATACGCTATGCAGGATTTGGGCGTTAG
- a CDS encoding amino acid ABC transporter permease: protein MQDLGVRVLFQGINMQRLLGGLLITGRIALVSIILSTVLGIAFGLLMLRKNKIINILCRIYLEAIRIIPLLVWLFIFYFGVTKAFRIHLDGEVVCIIVFTLWGTAEMGDIVRGAVTSLPVHQKESGKAIGLTDLQIYRYIIIPQAVRRLVPAAINLATRMIKTTSLAVLIGVIEVLKIGQQIIESSILKTPTASLWVYGFIFFLYFIICYPVTIFSRKLEEKWQS from the coding sequence ATGCAGGATTTGGGCGTTAGAGTTTTATTTCAAGGAATCAATATGCAACGCCTCCTTGGTGGACTCTTGATAACAGGTAGAATTGCCTTAGTCTCTATTATCCTTTCAACAGTATTAGGAATTGCATTTGGACTTCTAATGCTTAGAAAAAATAAAATAATCAATATTCTATGTAGAATATACCTAGAAGCCATCCGAATCATACCTTTGCTCGTTTGGTTATTCATATTCTATTTTGGTGTGACAAAAGCATTTCGCATTCACTTAGACGGAGAAGTCGTCTGCATTATTGTGTTTACACTTTGGGGAACTGCTGAAATGGGTGATATTGTAAGAGGGGCCGTAACATCACTTCCTGTCCATCAGAAAGAAAGTGGTAAGGCAATAGGGCTCACAGACCTTCAAATTTATCGGTACATAATTATTCCTCAAGCTGTAAGAAGGCTTGTCCCGGCAGCAATTAATTTAGCTACACGCATGATTAAAACTACTTCATTAGCCGTCTTAATTGGCGTGATAGAAGTATTAAAAATAGGTCAGCAAATTATTGAGTCCTCTATTTTAAAAACCCCAACTGCATCTCTTTGGGTCTATGGGTTTATTTTCTTCCTGTACTTTATTATTTGTTATCCTGTGACTATTTTTTCTAGAAAATTAGAAGAAAAATGGCAAAGCTAG
- a CDS encoding sodium:solute symporter family protein has protein sequence MIVKISVILIYLLCMIVNGVISRKKIVDADSYYTGGRNVGAITSASAYLTTFFSAVMFSLCGSLGFEMGISVMWIGIMNAFITGLFAWTFLAGRTRQLSEDLGVYTLPQIVEARLNSRFLRMFTAFVILAFLIPYSASVYQGISFIFLRLFDIPFEYCIIALAVVTALYVALGGNSAMMSNSVIQGGLILVCVLIYYIVFFKNEAIGGFKVGLQTLVSLEGGRDLVALFGGKNFLKVFATVILTSVGGCATPQLISKFVSVEKTQIKATSIIATVGCLLIAGGMYFVGGFSQIFFQKGYLTLPDTTDKVMGTIMYFITNDFFFTLIFIMLLAASMSTLAALVLTGASALTEDLLPVIFKKYKLSDNKKIILARIFSSLFIVLSAIMSIIPNSIISLMSISWGMIASVCIGPYWYCVFSKHTNKIPAVISSIYGFIFMSIGVGIYGMPSASIIASISILTTIMIMFVLAFICDRVEANKKVQ, from the coding sequence GTGATTGTTAAAATATCTGTAATACTTATATATCTATTATGTATGATTGTTAATGGTGTAATTAGTAGAAAGAAAATTGTCGATGCAGATAGCTATTATACTGGAGGGAGGAATGTAGGTGCAATAACCAGTGCTAGTGCATATTTAACTACATTTTTTTCTGCAGTAATGTTTAGTTTATGCGGTTCTTTGGGTTTTGAAATGGGTATAAGCGTTATGTGGATTGGAATTATGAATGCATTTATTACGGGTTTATTTGCTTGGACATTTCTTGCCGGACGTACTCGCCAATTGTCAGAAGATTTAGGAGTATATACATTGCCTCAGATAGTTGAAGCTCGTTTAAACTCACGTTTTTTAAGGATGTTCACGGCATTTGTTATTTTAGCATTCTTGATTCCATACTCTGCAAGTGTTTATCAAGGCATAAGCTTTATTTTTCTAAGATTGTTTGATATTCCTTTTGAGTACTGCATCATAGCTTTGGCAGTTGTTACTGCTTTGTATGTCGCTCTTGGCGGAAATTCAGCAATGATGTCTAACAGCGTAATTCAAGGGGGCTTGATACTTGTATGCGTTTTAATTTATTATATTGTTTTTTTCAAAAATGAAGCTATTGGAGGATTTAAAGTAGGATTACAAACTCTCGTTTCCCTTGAAGGCGGAAGAGATTTAGTTGCACTATTTGGAGGCAAAAATTTTTTAAAAGTTTTTGCTACGGTAATTCTAACAAGTGTAGGAGGATGCGCAACGCCACAACTAATCAGCAAATTTGTTTCTGTTGAAAAAACCCAAATTAAAGCTACCAGTATTATTGCGACTGTTGGTTGTTTGTTGATTGCAGGAGGAATGTATTTTGTTGGTGGTTTCAGCCAGATTTTTTTTCAGAAGGGATATCTAACTCTACCAGATACTACAGATAAAGTAATGGGTACAATCATGTATTTTATAACAAATGATTTCTTTTTTACTTTGATATTTATTATGCTTTTAGCCGCTTCTATGTCTACTTTAGCAGCCCTTGTCCTTACTGGAGCTTCAGCGCTCACAGAAGATCTGTTACCTGTTATATTTAAAAAATATAAATTAAGTGATAATAAAAAAATTATATTAGCACGTATCTTTAGTTCACTATTTATTGTGCTATCCGCGATTATGTCTATAATACCAAATTCTATCATATCTCTTATGTCCATTTCCTGGGGTATGATTGCATCCGTATGTATTGGTCCCTATTGGTATTGTGTGTTTTCAAAACATACTAATAAAATTCCAGCGGTTATTTCATCCATTTATGGTTTTATATTTATGTCAATAGGTGTAGGTATTTATGGCATGCCATCTGCATCAATAATTGCTTCTATATCAATATTAACAACAATAATGATAATGTTTGTTCTTGCATTCATTTGCGATAGAGTGGAAGCCAATAAGAAAGTGCAATGA